In the genome of Bactrocera neohumeralis isolate Rockhampton unplaced genomic scaffold, APGP_CSIRO_Bneo_wtdbg2-racon-allhic-juicebox.fasta_v2 ctg3429, whole genome shotgun sequence, one region contains:
- the LOC126766990 gene encoding LOW QUALITY PROTEIN: outer dynein arm-docking complex subunit 3-like (The sequence of the model RefSeq protein was modified relative to this genomic sequence to represent the inferred CDS: inserted 2 bases in 2 codons) → MNPDDELLKKRQSVLDVGQKNQFEAVQMEIRRNNETLASLRRENKELRAALQMSLRGQSNVSIEDHYAKEEELIHNKMCVLKRSLNAVKGKNAELTKEIEKTREDNNYVQNEGAASVVDENSVVAKKIRALENRLDKCLXKHNEVNAIRCTYETLLERLQLEQAGFDTQLSSTEKALQSAKRELAELNDVGQQASKSRDQARAEVSQLKAKLAEDRRTQAKDLEQRRQFLQDKRDVLERKHNVLVVKMAQQEERHAKAMQTLIGGGNGAGGTANSRRRLQDGTERGGNASWLATLSSEELDELRHQKEAYLKLRDATMSSNVAEVIAKVLERRDNHEQLSNTASELERAXANQATKARMQSLWDDMNQRAGGAMVTAKTTRTARDVKRLKTVQAAGGGDSDDDSTITSVNRAIAAEFASHLKDREGELDEAQKQQDVLSQLVTDVEAGVQHLGEKLSVLRVSDLPPLPPPRL, encoded by the exons ATGAACCCAGATGATGAGTTGCTGAAGAAGCGGCAATCTGTCCTCGACGTGGGTCAGAAAAACCAATTTGAAGCCGTGCAGATGGAGATTCGACGCAACAACGAAACGCTCGCTTCGCTGCGCCGGGAGAACAAGGAACTCCGCGCTGCTCTCCAGATGTCTCTTCGTGGACAGAGCAACGTCAGCATTGAAGATCACTACGCGAAGGAGGAGGAGCTGATCCACAACAAGATGTGCGTGCTCAAGCGAAGCCTGAACGCGGTGAAGGGCAAAAACGCAGAGCTGACGAAGGAAATCGAAAAGACACGGGAGGATAACAACTACGTGCAGAACGAGGGCGCCGCCTCTGTCGTGGATGAGAACTCCGTGGTCGCAAAGAAAATTCGCGCACTTGAGAACCGCCTGGACAAGTGCC ACAAGCACAACGAGGTGAACGCCATCCGCTGCACCTACGAGACACTTCTAGAGCGGCTGCAGCTCGAGCAGGCCGGCTTTGACACGCAGCTCAGTTCAACGGAAAAGGCGCTTCAGTCGGCCAAGCGCGAGCTCGCGGAGCTGAATGATGTCGGCCAGCAGGCCAGCAAGAGCCGTGACCAGGCGCGCGCAGAGGTGAGTCAGCTCAAGGCGAAGCTCGCCGAGGACCGCCGCACACAGGCAAAGGACCTCGAGCAGCGGCGCCAGTTCTTGCAGGACAAGCGCGACGTCCTCGAGCGCAAGCACAATGTCCTGGTAGTCAAGATGGCCCAACAGGAAGAACGTCACGCAAAGGCGATGCAGACGCTCATCGGCGGTGGCAACGGTGCCGGCGGCACCGCGAACAGCCGCCGCCGTCTGCAGGACGGCACGGAACGTGGTGGAAACGCCTCATGGCTCGCCACGCTTTCCAGCGAGGAGCTCGACGAGCTGCGTCATCAGAAAGAGGCCTACCTCAAGCTTCGTGATGCGACGATGTCGTCCAACGTCGCCGAGGTCATCGCAAAGGTTCTCGAGCGTCGCGACAACCACGAGCAGCTTTCGAACACCGCCTCCGAGCTTGAGCGCG ATGCGAACCAGGCCACCAAGGCTCGCATGCAGAGCTTGTGGGACGACATGAACCAGAGGGCAGGCGGCGCCATGGTGACCGCCAAGACCACCCGCACTGCCCGCGACGTGAAGCGGCTCAAGACCGTTCAGGCCGCCGGCGGCGGCGACTCCGACGACGACTCGACGATAACTTCGGTG AACCGTGCCATCGCGGCGGAGTTCGCCAGCCACCTCAAGGACCGCGAGGGCGAACTGGACGAGGCGCAGAAGCAGCAGGACGTGCTGTCCCAACTCGTCACGGACGTCGAGGCCGGCGTGCAACACTTAGGCGAGAAGCTCTCCGTGCTGCGCGTGTCAGACCTCCCACCTCTGCCTCCGCCTCGACTTTGA